The Solidesulfovibrio fructosivorans JJ] nucleotide sequence CAACCGCTCCGTGCACGTGGACAAGAAGTCCCGCGAGCAGTTCGAGATGCGGGTTCACAAACGTCTTTTGGACATTATGGAGCCCACGCAGCAGACGGTGGACGCGCTCGGCAAGCTGAGCCTGCCCGCCGGTGTTGACGTGGAAATCAAGCTCTAAGGGAAGGTCGGCATGGCTGCCACGCTTGGAATACTCGGCCGTAAACTGGGCATGACCCGGGTTTTCGGCGACGATGGTTCGATCATTCCGGTCACGGTTATCGAGGCCGGACCCTGCCCCGTCACCCAGGTGAAAACCGAGGAAAAGGACGGGTACAACGCCATGCAGATCGGGTTCGACACGATCCCGGAACGCAAGGTGAACAAGCCCGAAAAGGGGCATATGGACAAGGCCGGCCGCGGCTACTTCCGTACGCTTCGCGAGCTGCGCTGCGACGGCCCCGCCGCCTTCGAGCTGGGCATGGACGTCACGGTGGACATCTTCGCCCCGGGGGAGACGGTGAAAATCACCGGCACCTCCATCGGCAAAGGTTTTGCCGGCGTCATGAAGCGGCACAACTTCGCGGGTCTCAAGAAGACCCACGGTACGGAAAAAGCCCACCGCTCCGGCGGTTCCATCGGTAACAACACCGAACCGGGCAAGGTCATGAAAGGCAAACGCATGGCCGGCCACATGGGCGCGCGCACCGTCACGGTGTCGGGCATCCAGGTCGTGGACGTGCGCCCGGAAATGAACCTGATCCTGGTCAAGGGCCAGGTGCCCGGGCCGCGCAACTGCGTGGTCATGGTGCGCAAGCAGGGATAACGGGACAAACGCCATGGCAAACGTGAAAGTCTATGACCAGGGCCGCCAGGAAATCGGCGATGTCGAGCTGGCCCCCGAGGTCTTTGAAGTTGAAGTGCAGCCCGAGCTGCTGCATCTGGTCGTGCGCGCGCAGCTCGCCGCCAAGCGCGCCGGCACCCACAGTGTAAAGACCCGCAGCACCGTCAGCGGCGGCGGCAAGAAGCCCTGGCGCCAAAAGGGCACCGGCCGTGCCCGCGCCGGCTCCACCCGTTCGCCCATCTGGCGCGGCGGCGCCATCGTGCACGGGCCCCAGCCCCG carries:
- the rplC gene encoding 50S ribosomal protein L3, which produces MAATLGILGRKLGMTRVFGDDGSIIPVTVIEAGPCPVTQVKTEEKDGYNAMQIGFDTIPERKVNKPEKGHMDKAGRGYFRTLRELRCDGPAAFELGMDVTVDIFAPGETVKITGTSIGKGFAGVMKRHNFAGLKKTHGTEKAHRSGGSIGNNTEPGKVMKGKRMAGHMGARTVTVSGIQVVDVRPEMNLILVKGQVPGPRNCVVMVRKQG